Below is a window of Deltaproteobacteria bacterium HGW-Deltaproteobacteria-6 DNA.
CCGAGGCGCACGGCAATCGGTGTGGATCATAACCGGGTGTCTCTGCTGGTGGCGGTTCTGGATAAAATTTGCGGTCTGCATCTGAGCGGATCCGACATCTTTATTAATGTTGCCGGAGGCGTCCGTGTGGATGAACCGGCGGTTGATCTGGGAGTTGTCGCGGCGATGGCGTCGAGCTTTCTGGATCGTCCGGTTGATGCCCGAACGGTTATTCTGGGGGAAGTAGGGCTTACCGGTGAGGTACGGGCTGTATCCCAGATGGAAGTCCGGGTGAAGGAGGCGGCGCGTCTGGGCTTTAACCGCTGTATCGTACCCAAAACAGATACATCTTTATTATCTAAAACAGCAAAAATGGAAGTCTGCGCGATTCGCTCCCTTAAAGAGTTACTGGAAAACCTCTTTTGAAATCAAATCAATAAAAATTTTTCTAAAGCCTTGACAGAGGTGAAATAATGCATAAAATAGCGCGGCTTACACAGCATTTATAAATAACATATCAATAATGAAGAAAGGAGAATAAAAAGCATGAAAATCAGACCTTTACAGGATCGAATCATTGTAAAACGTTTGGAAGAAGAAACCAAGACCAAGGGAGGCATCATCATCCCTGACTCAGCCAAGGAAAAACCGATTGAAGGTAAAATAGTCGCAGTCGGCAAAGGCAAAAAGACAGACGACGGCAAGTTGATTGCCTTGGACGTCAAAGTAGGTGACAAAGTCCTTTTCAGCAAATACGGCGGCACCGAAGTCAAAATCGATGGCGAAGAGTTACTGATCATGAGAGAAGACGACATTCTGGGCGTTATTGAAAAATAAGAAAACTACAAGGAGGAAACTATACAATGGGAGCAAAAATACTTCTTTACGATGAAGAAGCAAGAAAGTCGGTTTTGAAGGGTGTCAACACCCTGGCCGATGCTGTGAAGGTAACTCTCGGCCCGAAAGGCCGCAACGTTATTATTGACAAGAGTTTTGGTTCACCTACTGTAACAAAAGACGGCGTAACCGTTGCCAAGGAAATCGAACTGGAAGATAAATTCGAAAACATGGGCGCGCAGATGGTCAAAGAAGTCGCCAGCAAAACCAGCGACGTAGCCGGTGACGGCACCACCACCGCAACGATTCTGGCACAGGCCCTTTACCGCGAAGGCGTTAAAGCCGTTGCGGCAGGTTCGAACCCCATGGACATCAAACGCGGTATCGACAAAGCCGTTGAAACCGTTGTCAAAGAGCTCAGCAAGATGAGCAAACCCACCAAAGATCAAAAAGAAATCGCCCAGGTCGGCACCATTTCCGCCAATAACGATGAAACCATCGGCAGCATCATAGCAGGCGCCATGGACAAAGTCGGCAAAGAAGGCGTTATCACCGTTGAAGAAGCCAAAGGCCTCGAAACC
It encodes the following:
- a CDS encoding co-chaperone GroES produces the protein MKIRPLQDRIIVKRLEEETKTKGGIIIPDSAKEKPIEGKIVAVGKGKKTDDGKLIALDVKVGDKVLFSKYGGTEVKIDGEELLIMREDDILGVIEK